In Toxoplasma gondii ME49 chromosome X, whole genome shotgun sequence, a single genomic region encodes these proteins:
- a CDS encoding ATPase, AAA family protein (encoded by transcript TGME49_234420), which produces MFFPSVGGSGAAGAAPTLTSQKVNLPGKDDDITGKFDPTALERGAKALKELDSSPNAAKAFEVTKLQEQTKQKQLQKEMEELATVRARAQAEHARAEAEERRKTINHAQEQERVTAQYRAQLEAEAYQKKLQDQQKQNEVWLEQQHQQFLRQQELRKRQEQELLEMRRQQMREEKALEREVMRERIQEETKGRIKQERENVDIHLREMRAKAAEFRKTRLETLQTVFSGVGNAFNELMSDRSRLATLVGSLSLLACGVYGARTGAHLAGKYWESRLGKPPLVRETSRWVFSKSFFSPLRFLRGKPKKDFQEKIVLEEELAERLQWTTNSLIASKANGTPFRHMLLYGAPGTGKTLFARTLARESGMDYAIMTGGDVGPLGMDAPNEINKLFSWANKSRKGLLLFIDEADAFLRQGRGTARGMSEDMRNALSAFLHHTGTENDKFCVILATNCREILDRAVLDRVDEQFEFPLPAVEERKRMLKQFLDEYIHRTTPTGRKIVVDENIDDAFVCEMAEKTEGFSGRQLAKLVIAFQAAVFGSGTNTLTRGMAETVLSWKLAHFDQDIDTVERRSREQKLSGAQTEASTQI; this is translated from the exons ATGTTTTTTCCGAGCGTAGGAGGATCGGGCGCCGCCGGCGCTGCGCCGACCCTGACGTCTCAGAAGGTCAACCTCCCAGGGAAAGACGATGACATCACTGGCAAAT TCGATCCCACGGCTCTGGAGCGCGGCGCGAAGGCACTGAAGGAACTGGACTCTTCTCCCAACGCCGCCAAGGCGTTTGAGGTGACGAAGCTGCAGgaacagacgaagcagaagcagctgcagaaggaGATGGAAGAG CTGGCGACTGttcgcgcgcgcgcgcaaGCAGAGCACGCTCGCGCGGAGGCTGAAGAGCGCCGGAAGACCATCAACCATGCCcaggagcaggagagagtGACGGCCCAGTATCGAGCTCAGCTAGAAGC GGAAGCTTATcagaagaagctgcaagATCAGCAGAAGCAAAACGAAGTGTGGCTCGAGCAACAACATCAACAGTTTCTGAGGCAACAGGAACtacggaagagacaggaacaaGAACTTCTGGAAATGCGCAGACAACAGAtgcgcgaagagaaggccTTGGAGCGCGAGGTGATGCGCGAGAGAATtcaggaggaaacgaaaggccGAATCaagcaggaaagagaaaatgtCGACATCCACCTCAG GGAGATGCGAGCGAAAGCAGCTGAGTTTCGGAAGACTCGCTTAGAGACTCTTCAGACCGTCTTTTCGGGCGTCGGAAACGCGTTCAATGAGCTGATGAGTGACCGGTCTCGCCTCGCGACTTTG GTTGGAAGTCTCTCGCTTTTGGCCTGCGGCGTCTATGGTGCCCGCACAGGCGCGCATCTCGCAGGAAAGTACTGG gaGTCGCGTCTCGGCAAACCGCCTCTGGTGCGCGAAACCTCCCGCTGGGTCTTCTCG AAGTCGTTCTTCAGCccccttcgctttctccgcgGCAAGCCGAAGAAGGACTTCCAGGAGAAAATTGTcctcgaggaagaactcgCAGAGAGACTCCAGTGGACGACGAACTCCCTGATCGCGAGCAAGGCGAATGGGACGCCCTTCCGCCACATGCTGCTCTACGGCGCTCCTGGAACTGGAAAGACCCTCTTTGCGAGAAC aCTCGCTCGCGAGTCAGGCATGGACTACGCGATCATGACTGGAGGCGATGTAGGCCCCCTGGGCATGGATGCGCCGAACGAAATCAACAAATTGTTCTCTTGGGCGAATAAATCTCGCAAAGGCTTGCTGCTCTTCATCGATGAAGCcgacgcgtttcttcgtcaaGGTCGCGGCACTGCGCGAGGCATGTCCGAAGACATGCGCAACGCGCTCTCGGCTTTTCTGCACCACACAGGGACGGAAAACGACAAATTTTGCGTCATCCTCGCGACCAACTGCCGAGAAATTCTCGACCGG GCTGTGCTGGACCGCGTTGACGAGCAATTTGAGTTTCCTCTGCCCGCGGTTGAAGAGCGGAAACGCATGCTGAAACAGTTCCTCGACGAATACATTCATCGCACGACCCCCACGGGCAGGAAGATCGTAGTCGACGAGAACATCGATGACGCCTTTGTTTGTGAAATGGCAGAGAAGACCGAAGGCTTCTCCGGACGACAACTCGCCAAG CTGGTCATTGCCTTCCAGGCCGCGGTTTTTGGGTCAGGCACAAACACACTCACACGGGGCATGGCGGAGACCGTTCTCTCTTGGAAGCTTGCTCACTTTGACCAAGATATCGACACCGTCGAACGACGAAGTCGCGAGCAGAAGCTGTCAGGCGCCCAGACCGAAGCTTCCACTCAGATCTGA
- a CDS encoding hypothetical protein (encoded by transcript TGME49_234430), whose protein sequence is MRGEKTRSPVYLPPSWVDEEGRLCYSAHVLESIPEESEPPSSVTSRYSSFHREQGEPLSSERADEERALAFSNGRDHQGRAEGCASAVLLSQEGESASACGLPPALDHQTTSSDFEFAPDGFGGREKRETENAEWQREQADHGGPDAGAGEGRVLAFRGPRLPSSVVADGPDSCSRRAGSEGLQNALREPSGSSESSATAEPFEVPGLLPSWPLSDKRDVCLSLLRAVSREELRACGDEESYSGETAISVQSEGGLASLLSTDFPAPPVASLSVPELHAEASNAKRLLASSVGEPSMFPLLSPTAGSQSHLRASPPPSPTRSGFPHRLSAERDERGLAGSLETAVSPAVSSAHSEAGSRLDKPRAVRMPPTLSGGERPVSRKPDAERDTRREKRETAGGACAALENAPKRASEQNGWDLVDSSHFSSSPGVLWLSSSLPFSVWVAIRFGNLSLFLDFQDVLALSGASLLLRLLLCGSLPSPLACSCGGGEKDGDTASEKKGKIFQSIFSPDEPGGCGGEASPPKGRRQGGGRGTEKDGGSEVWRCNSARRSEKGEEGKPRGRLAGSYLRKEEEMRREWSQFMDFARKRKAEKAGEKARASRQKDDSVALPTGVFSHIRVTSSWAKLDENFVREIFKRATQLSVLEISVRQDRFESPFSACRRGATMRSDSCPSFPAPSVGPPAPCSCRSSAFPWGPERRLMACLERAFSAFVENRQTLESFSLHIEGEDARSPFSCFPVSRLSSSLAPFWPPSFLQTTSSSLSASLSVCCQSHLGDLWKTPDVEASGLLFPRLRTFSSRGSFGSLLLLFRSLHACRHSDVSSVRSPGLEQGGARAQRREQEGREGCEEEAGGGNETVSFLGFFRSWLTGKEWNSIETKDCVPGRKRDETHRTLREETTGRMYFETAAPRLVCLEISDRSAWFDLSLLLPFLSSQKPQSAFQGEEHSPSFSSSTSSSWGSSCSSAKRKERKAGPTGLEWEALSFLRDLAPGLFHFLGSLIRSSHASLHALTLDFAPPLLFRQGGCFSPPQPCSPLFAPSSSPLYSVRSAETPAKRRTSEDGKGSPFFENCSPLSSVLLLSDQLFASLFASSCPSSLFLSDAAAGRVPGGESREEEERAGRRGTQRKEEGAFERRQERGERGENTGFGRSMHLTQAGSQGAEARFSFGGFFTASESDASYLSAYLWLLSLIFPTFLSDSSSSCTSFSFLSLVCLSLSDAVAAGKALSLACSPDMNSACSSSPHSPSPPRTSSASALPSSRRPFPLSFGLCDDQIDKTRGPTNDEVERRGREWKKKLPVLEEITFTSPFCLLDLEHMERDFQGKPRTQRVEGDCPTSSSGLKRTQQAPCSSSSSSLSAFSTPPPPGSCVTCSSSVAVEFLCEMLRVWLGELKRRGPSTGNGDICRRRRVCCASLVLLDPFTRLSSSAVQQFLQLAAPSLCHLVIRFPSSQRVSLLVSRENVCLLSSPSFSSPSSSSLSFPLCSCSPSHSSRSPETVAPPQEPRGRECRPEEERGREKRGGRVSPFGSAAREGDRRDGAAKLASPHFAFFNLRSLQVVNFNPLLHHMLSEATFAWGRCESSLRPSTSLSCPPPHTPTPSSPMALCLLWEDEGEEEWSGEEAAIAAVNGDRGETGDRIDSDHGEAMDFSVRRRTSSSRFSDSCGRRGRRPRPDEREGSEANNWEYKKALQEYLAVCDTLRRHRRFGTELIHSFISKLPEFSLILPPSGVQTARTLALLFSPSTSSLFSVEVSRSRTTGLVLPLFMTVKTATAFRPRIRGTCASPPRNGKDAGGSTPSLPQPSAPREAPAGSSVSSVCHSPSRSRRSVRLSEHVGSEDEGCSFFVSSPELERLVGVLKLLTATALIEHGFLFPLDSPDFVFERERRTLRDARAGLDDADQDLQERKKRGSWDFLPALSFTRASATDAGEKHRVQADNSDATLPHTLGWPAPIPETWRQRVSRSFSFLSFSEPDTSPPKGEPGAAGRRRFGWKSPEGDETAGQNRDGSEVGYEGEETERQVPSTGRQERRDLSPSGSEVPFSMRLGAPSLASSLEVPAVVSRSSTEHKERSDGTDVHAPDRKRRSRVSLRLYDKANNPNSTTPLIRPSSSSTTWVQRFVVPFCSPSSPLSSSLSPSHSSFSPSSSFSFSSSSSSVGGCDERGIERGWERDTRRNFSRGLSRNVECMRQFKKQEIGLKPTEASLRFLHQQLDGVGWEGPPQRERFLEAAQPFGPEAEQSRRVDAEGGSAREKSGARGRHSPHVPAPRRRTLLEQRLEKAELLLWRQERGQRASGVAENEEQQRGVRPAETAETAEAAEAAEAAEAAEAEGEEGGSRMHSLLSSPRTERLPCNLQKETKGSEAKRLRGKERRCEPGELLPSNSVASDRRRHSFSIDKSEFSLNLRSVQRLAASLSGAFSDVRRSASTFLSQQHTDKDREDELARRDKREGDREDGRTEDRKEDREEESEGERKDKEGQRRRDAGRFTSKWRSFFVLPGREKEEEGRCLEMGRSSNSPRVRLKKRGRLLNRLHPYSSIETLELLFIPPALPSAFAPSSSSSPCFCSSRFRVSCSCSSPSYSCCSCSSLSWSSPYRVSLVYARNETRALCRRLFASNSLYRTALIQIFRFTLPRLRVFHLALASHLSSSPSSSASSPSSSFSSALLPAFSERRGSAETRHAGPERRACLSPPSSFSACRPASCACAEEDWHWRLQRATRDAEDDRHLRSVFRALGFAGQEAETSEDWVSRSAPQSGDLCPPQHLRDEADSRHSSRVCLFLDRGPRGRESPASLSVFLFSVHSLAVFVRIQPPALRLSASAEEAPMSPSSTVPESLPASVHPSPRAPSACSDSVASPRFLRVSSLSAHRLGRLPSSVSLAYSAFAPELISGAISRSSLLSRHLFPLLRCSYSLFAVFEQVERSRRRLRLLLTAPGEAPNRVASQVRNAVLAAVDVVLDEVELTRNPRAEEARHPSDEETRQ, encoded by the coding sequence AtgcgcggagagaagacgcggtcACCCGTCTACCTCCCGCCTTCCTgggtcgacgaagaaggccgaCTGTGCTACTCTGCACACGTTCTAGAAAGCATTCCGGAAGAGTCGGagccgccttcttcggtAACCTCCCGCTACAGCAGCTTCCACCGGGAACAGGGTGAGCCTCTCTCGTCAGAGCgggcagacgaagagcgtGCTCTCGCTTTCTCAAACGGCAGAGACCACCAGGGACGAGCAGAGGGCTGCGCGTCGGCAGTGCTTTTGAGccaagaaggcgagagtGCCAGCGCATGCGGTTTGCCGCCCGCCTTGGACCATCAAACCACGTCCTCCGACTTCGAATTTGCCCCGGACGGATTTGGAGGccgggagaaaagagagacagagaatgCAGAATGGCAGAGGGAACAGGCAGACCACGGGGGACCTGACGCCGGTGCGGGAGAAGGCCGCGTCCTTGCTTTTCGGGGGCCAAGGCTTCCGTCCAGCGTTGTAGCAGACGGGCCAGACTCTTGTTCACGTCGCGCCGGATCCGAAGGCCTTCAGAATGCGCTGAGAGAGCCGAGCGGCTCTTCCGAGAGCAGTGCAACTGCCGAGCCTTTCGAGGTTCCCGGACTCTTGCCTTCCTGGCCACTTTCGGACAAGCGTGAcgtttgtctctcgcttctacGGGCTGTCTCCAGGGAAGAATTGCGCGCGTGTGGGGACGAAGAAAGCTattctggagagacagccaTTTCGGTACAGTCTGAGGGCGGTTTGGCGAGTCTGCTGTCCACGGATTTCCCCGCGCCTCCCGTAGCGAGTCTTTCCGTTCcagagctgcatgcagaggcatCGAATGCGAagcgcctcctcgcttcctcagTTGGGGAGCCCTCTATGTTTCCTTTGCTCTCCCCAACAGCGGGGTCGCAGAGCCATTTGCGTGCAtctcctccgccttcgcctACTCGATCCGGTTTTCCGCATCGCCTGTCTGCTgagcgagacgaaagaggcctCGCGGGCTCTCTGGAGACCGCAGtgtctcctgctgtctcttctgctcacAGCGAGGCCGGCTCCAGACTAGACAAGCCTCGTGCTGTGCGCATGCCCCCAACTCTGTCCGGTGGCGAGAGACCCGTGTCTCGGAAGCCAGAtgccgagagagacacacggagagagaagagagagacggccgGGGGGGCATGTGCGGCCCTCGAAAACGCGCCAAAAAGAGCAAGCGAGCAGAACGGCTGGGATCTGGTAGATTCGTCACacttttcgtcttccccgGGAGTTTTGTGGCTTTCGTCCTCCCTTCCATTCTCCGTCTGGGTCGCAATTCGTTTTGGCAatctctctttgttcctcGATTTCCAAGAtgtcctcgctctctctggcgcctccttgctgcttcgcctgcttctctgcggctccctgccgtctcctctcgcgtgctcctgcggaggcggcgagaaggacgggGACACTGcctcggagaagaaaggcaaaatTTTCCAGAGCATTTTCTCCCCAGACGAGCCGGGCGGTTGCGGCGGCGAGGCTTCTCCGCCCAAGGGTCGACGGCAGGGAGGAGGGcgagggacagagaaggaTGGCGGCAGTGAGGTCTGGAGATGCAACAGCGCGAGACGAtcggagaagggagaagaaggaaagccgCGAGGCCGGTTGGCCGGAAGCTacctgagaaaagaagaagagatgagaAGGGAGTGGAGCCAGTTCATGGACTTCGCtcggaaaaggaaagcagagaaagccggcgagaaggcgagagccaGCCGCCAGAAAGATGACTCTGTGGCGCTTCCCACCGGCGTCTTCAGCCACATTCGCGTGACGTCTTCGTGGGCCAAACTGGATGAGAACTTTGTGCGAGAAATCTTCAAGCGAGCGACGCAGCTCTCAGTCCTTGAAATTTCGGTTCGCCAGGACAGGTTTGAATCCCCTTTCAGCGCCTGTCGACGAGGAGCGACAATGCGGTCCGACTCCTGTCCTTCATTTCCTGCACCTTCTGTTGGTCCACCTGCACCCTGTTCCTGTCGATCTTCCGCTTTTCCGTGGGGCCCAGAACGGCGTTTGATGGCTTGCTTGGAACGCGCTTTTTCCGCTTTCGTCGAGAACCGCCAAACCCTCGAGTCGTTCAGCCTCCACattgaaggcgaagacgctcGTTCCCCGTTCTCATGCTTTCCAGTCTCCCGACTGAGCTCTTCTCTAGCGCCGTTCTGGCcaccttcttttctccaaacaacttcgtcttctctgtctgcttctttgtctgTGTGTTGTCAGTCGCACTTGGGGGACCTGTGGAAGACACCCGACGTGGAGGCTTCTGGATTGCTTTTTCCTCGGCTACGGACTTTCTCGTCGAGGGGGTCCTTTGGGAGTCTGCTTTTGCTTTTCCGCTCTCTTCACGCGTGCAGGCACAGCGACGTCTCCTCTGTGCGCTCGCCTGGACTAGAGCAGGGGGGCGCTCGagcgcagaggagagagcaagaaggaagggaaggctgcgaggaagaagcaggtgGTGGCAACGAGACTGTGTCTTTCTTGGGGTTCTTCAGGTCCTGGCTGACAGGGAAAGAATGGAATTCCATCGAGACGAAGGACTGCGTGCCAgggcggaagagagacgagacacacagaacgttgagggaggagacgacagGCAGAATGTATTTCGAGACCGCAGCTCCCAGGCTTGTGTGTTTGGAGATTTCGGATCGGTCAGCGTGGTTCGAcctttcgcttctgcttccttttctctcgtctcaaAAACCTCAGTCGGCGTTTCAAGGCGAGGAACattcgccttcgttttcatcctccacctcttcctcttggggttcctcctgttcttctgcgaagagaaaagaacgcaaGGCGGGGCCTACAGGGCTCGAGTGGGAGGCGCTGTCGTTTCTTCGGGACCTGGCGCCCGGCCTCTTTCACTTCTTGGGTTCTTTGATTCGATCTTCTCAtgcgtcgctgcatgcgctgacaCTTGATTTCGCTccgccgcttctctttcgGCAAGGGGggtgcttctctcctcctcaacCTTGTTCTCCACTCTTCGCACCCTCGTCGTCGCCACTGTATTCCGTACGgagcgcggagacacctgcgaAGAGACGCACATCGGAGGACGGGAAAGgatctcctttcttcgagaACTGCAGCCCCCTCTCGAGTGTGTTGCTCCTCTCAGACCaactcttcgcctctctcttcgcttcgtcaTGTCCGTCCTCCCTGTTTTTGAGCGACgcagcagcaggacgcgTGCCAGGCGGAGAaagcagggaggaagaagagagggcagGACGAAGGggaacacagaggaaagaagaaggagcatTCGAACgaaggcaagagagaggagaaagaggagagaacacagGTTTTGGGAGGTCGATGCATTTAACACAGGCAGGTTCCCAGGGGGCAGaggcgcgtttttctttcggaGGCTTTTTCACAGCCTCCGAAAGCGATGCTTCGTATCTCAGTGCCTACCTCTGGCTGTTGAGTCTCATTTTTCCAACCTTTCTCTCCgactcttcgtcgtcctgcacgtctttctcgtttctttccctcgtctgcctctctctcagcGACGCAGTAGCTGCAGGAAAGGCCCTCAGCCTCGCTTGTTCGCCCGACATGAACTCCGCTTGCAGTTCGTCTCCTCattcgccgtctcctcctcgaacttcttctgcttccgcgttgccttcttcgcgccgTCCTTTTCCCCTTTCGTTCGGCCTCTGTGACGACCAGATTGACAAGACGCGAGGGCCGACCAACGACGAGGTCGAacggcgaggcagagagtggaagaagaagcttccTGTTCTCGAGGAAATCACTTTCACCTCGCCCTTTTGTCTTTTGGATCTTGAGCACATGGAAAGGGATTTCCAGGGGAAGCCTCGAACGCAAAGGGTAGAAGGAGACTGCCCAACGTCTTCGTCTGGCCTAAAAAGAACACAGCAGGctccttgctcttcttcctcttcttctctctctgcgttttctacACCTCCTCCTCCTGGCTCTTGCGTGACCTGTTCTTCGTCAGTCGCTGTAGAGTTCCTGTGCGAAATGCTGCGGGTTTGGCTGGGCGAGTTGAAGAGGCGAGGCCCAAGTACGGGAAATGGAGACATTTGTCGAAGGCGCCGAGTCTGTTGCGCTTCTCTGGTTCTTCTGGATCCGTTCACCCGtttgtcttcgtctgcagtCCAGCAGTTTCTTCAACTCGCTGCGCCTTCGCTTTGCCACCTGGTTATTCGATTTCCGTCCTCTCAACGAGTCTCCCTCCTCGTTTCTAGAGAAAatgtctgtctcctgtcttctccctctttttcctcgccttcctcttcttctctttcgttccctctctgttcttgttCCCCTTCCCACTCGTCCAGATCTCCTGAGACAGTCGCCCCTCCACAGGAGCCTCGGGGGCGCGAGTGCAggccagaagaagagcggggaagagagaagcgaggaggcagagtgtctccttttggATCGGCTGCACGGGagggcgacagaagagacggcgcCGCGAAGCTTGCGTCACCACATTTTGCGTTTTTCAATCTCCGGTCGCTTCAGGTAGTCAATTTCAATCCCCTGCTTCACCATATGCTCTCAGAAGCTACCTTTGCCTGGGGGCGATGTGAGAGCTCACTCCGCCCCTCCACCTCGCTGTCTTGTCCCCCTCCCCACACGccgacgccttcttcgcctatggctttgtgtctcctgtgggaggacgaaggcgaggaagagtgGAGCGGGGAGGAAGCGGCCATCGCGGCCGTGAACGGAGACCGgggcgagacaggcgaccGCATCGATAGCGACCATGGGGAGGCGATGGATTTTTCTGTCAGGCGGAggacttcttcctcgcgcttctctgaCTCCTGTGGTCGTCGTGGACGACGCCCCCGgccagacgagagagaaggaagcgaggcgAATAACTGGGAATACAAGAAGGCCTTGCAGGAATACCTTGCTGTGTGCGACACACTACGAAGACACAGGCGGTTCGGCACAGAGCTCATCCACTCCTTTATCTCGAAATTGCCTGAGTTCTCTCTCATTCTCCCGCCCTCGGGCGTACAAACAGCTCGGACTCttgcccttctcttctcgccgtccacctcttctctgttctccgtGGAGGTCTCTCGAAGCCGAACCACAGGCCTCGTGCTCCCGCTCTTTATGACTGTGAAGACTGCAACAGCTTTTCGACCGAGAATACGAGGAACATGCGCTTCTCCACCGCGAAATGGAAAAGACGCGGGCGGTTCCACGCCGTCCCTTCCACAGCCCTCAGCGCCCCGCGAGGCTCCTGCTggctcttctgtttcttccgtcTGTCACTCGCCGTCGCGTTCCCGTCGCTCCGTGCGCCTCTCCGAGCATGTCGGTAGCGAGGACGAAGGGTGTtcgttctttgtttcttctccagagcTGGAGCGGCTCGTGGGGGTCTTAAAGCTGCTGACCGCGACCGCACTGATTGAGCACggctttctgtttcctctcgatTCTCCGGACTTCGTTttcgaaagagaaagacggacgctccgagacgcgagagccGGACTCGACGACGCGGACCAGGACTtgcaagagaggaagaaaaggggaagcTGGGACTTTCTCCCAGCCCTCTCGTTCACCCGAGCGTCGGCGACAGatgcgggagagaagcaccGAGTTCAAGCAGACAACTCCGACGCAACTCTCCCGCACACTCTGGGATGGCCTGCCCCCATTCCGGAGacatggagacagagggtctctcgttctttctcttttctgtctttctcagAACCTGATACAAGTCCCCCAAAGGGCGAACCGGGAGCGGCCGGTCGGCGTCGTTTCGGATGGAAGTCGcctgaaggagacgagacggcTGGGCAAAACCGAGACGGTTCCGAGGTGGGCtatgaaggcgaggagacagagcgacagGTCCCTTCGACAGGGAggcaggagaggcgagatctctctccttctgggTCAGAAGTTCCCTTCTCGATGAGGCTCGGCGCACCGTCGCTGGCCTCCAGTTTGGAAGTCCCTGCTGTTGTCTCAAGGTCATCCACCGaacacaaagagagaagcgacggaacGGACGTCCACGCACCCGATCGAAAGCGAcgttctcgcgtttctctgcgtctttaCGATAAGGCGAACAATCCTAATTCGACGACACCCCTAatccgtccttcttcttcttcgacgacCTGGGTGCAACGCTTTGTTGTCCCCTTTtgctcgccttcctctcccttgtcttcttcattATCGCCTTCTcattcttctttctcgccttcttcttctttttctttttcttcttcttcgtcttcagtgGGAGGCTGTGACGAGAGGGGGATCGAGCGCGGctgggagagagacactcgGCGAAATTTCTCTCGAGGTCTGTCGCGGAAtgtcgagtgcatgcgtcagTTCAAGAAGCAGGAGATCGGACTCAAGCCGACTGaagcctctctgcgttttctgcaccAACAGCTGGACGGTGTGGGGTGGGAAGGACCGCCGCAACGCGAGAGATTCCTCGAGGCTGCGCAGCCTTTTGGCCCAGAGGCGGAGCAGAGTCGGCGAGTCGACGCGGAGGGCGGAagcgccagagagaagagcggagcGCGTGGACGCCATTCCCCTCACGTTCCAGCTCCGAGAAGACGGACGCTTCTTGAACAGCGCctggagaaggcagagctgcttctgtggagacaagagaggggACAACGCGCGAGCGGTGtggcagaaaacgaagaacaaCAACGAGGCGTGCGACCAGCCGAAACAGCCGAAACAGCCGAAGCAgccgaagcagcagaagcagcagaagcagcagaagccgagggagaagaaggaggctcacgcatgcactctcttctgtcgtctcccAGGACAGAGAGGCTCCCTTGCAACCTTCAGAAAGAAACcaaaggaagcgaagcaaAGCGACtaagagggaaggagagacgctgcGAACCGGGAGAGCTTCTTCCTTCCAACTCCGTCGCTTCAGATCGAAGAAGGCACTCTTTCTCGATAGACAAGTCTGAGTTTTCCCTCAATCTACGAAGCGTCCAACGCCTCGCCGCTTCGCTCTCGGGAGCCTTCTCAGACGTCAGGCGCTCCGCGTCCACCTTCCTTTCTCAACAGCACACagacaaagacagagaagacgaactcgCCAGAAGAGAtaagagagaaggagacagagaagacggcagaaCAGAAGatcgaaaagaagacagagaagaagagagtgaaggagagagaaaagacaaagaagggcAAAGGAGACGGGATGCGGGTCGGTTCACGAGCAAGTGGAGGTCGTTTTTTGTGTTGcctggaagagagaaagaggaggaaggacgatGTCTGGAAATGGGGCGTTCGAGCAATTCACCGCGGGTGCGtctgaagaaacgaggacgcCTGCTGAATCGTCTGCATCCTTACAGCAGCATTGAGACTCTTGAACTTCTCTTCATTCCTCCCGCTTTGCCATCCGCTTTTGCTCCTTCGAGCTCCAGTTCCCCTTGCTTTtgctcttctcgtttccgtGTTTCGTGCTCATGCTCCTCGCCGTCGTATTCTTGTTGTTCTTGTTCGTCTTTATCGTGGTCTTCCCCGtatcgcgtttctctcgtgtaCGCTCGAAACGAAACGAGAGCCCTCTGCCGCCGTTTGTTCGCGTCAAACAGTCTATATCGAACTGCGTTAATTCAGATCTTCCGGTTTacccttcctcgtcttcgcgtCTTCCATCTCGCACTTGCTAGccatctctcttcttctccatcttcctctgcttcttcaccttcttcctctttttcttctgctctgcttcCCGCCTTCTCGGAACGGAGGGGGAGCGCGGAGACTCGACATGCAGgcccagagagacgcgcatgtctttccccgccttcctcgttttctgcgtgtCGCCCTGCGTCGTGCGCCTGTGCGGAGGAGGACTGGCACTGGCGTCTGCAGCGAGCTacgagagacgccgaagacGACAGACACCTTCGCTCTGTCTTCCGAGCGCTGGGGTTCGCCGGGCAAGAGGCTGAAACGAGCGAAGACTGGGTCTCCAGGTCAGCGCCCCAGTCTGGAGACTTATGTCCCCCACAACATCTCCGAGACGAAGCAGATTCGCGTCACTCTTCCCGCGTCTGTCTGTTCCTGGACCGAGGCCCTCGAGGTCGGGAGTcgcccgcctctctctctgtcttcctcttctccgtccacTCGCTCGCAGTCTTCGTTCGCATCCAACCGCCTGCCCTGCGCCTTTCGGCGTCTGCGGAGGAGGCGCCTATGTCCCCATCTTCTACCGTTCCAGAGTCTTTGCCCGCCTCCGTCCATCCGTCGCCCCGCGCGCCCTCTGCGTGCTCCGActccgtcgcctctccgcgtttcctgCGAGTCTCTTCGTTGTCCGCCCACCGGCTGGGCcgacttccttcttctgtctctctcgcgtacTCTGCGTTCGCCCCCGAGTTGATTTCCGGAGCGATCTCCCGTTCGTCTTTGCTCTCACGTcacctctttcctctcttgcgcTGCTCGtactctctcttcgccgttttcgagcaagtcgagagaagccgcagacgccTCCGTCTGCTCCTGACCGCCCCAGGAGAGGCCCCCAACAGGGTCGCGTCTCAAGTGAGGAATGCCGTTCTCGCTGCTGTCGACGTCGTTCTAGACGAGGTCGAGTTGACGAGAAATCccagagcagaagaggcaagacacccgagcgacgaagagacacgacagtga